ATGATCATGTCTAATTGTTTGGTGTCAATACCTAACAGAAAATTATCATTGTCTGAACCTGTCAAATATTATAGAAATGTCAGATATATACACCATTTGAACAGAGGAAATCATATAATGTGGGATACTTTTACATAAGGTAATCTATGATTAATGGTTCTTTCCTAATTGTGATAAATGGTTCAAACCAAAGTTACAATTATATTTTTACAAGTATGGCGGAAATTGATTAAAATGCATAACAAATTTAGAATTTTAAAAGCCACAAATTTTCTCTCCGGAATTGGATGCTATGATACAAGATTAATATTGATCGAATGGTTAAATGATGATGAAACAATTCATGAATATTCCTGTTCCTACCAGACACGGCCCAATGATGCAATATTCTGGTCACATAACACAAGTTCTCTAAAGGAAGCAGAGCTAACCATGCGAAATATCCTAAAAAGAGACATAAATATATGGAAAAATACAAAAGTCCATAAACTCAACAACAACACAATATACACCTTTGACGAAAATCACAAAATAATACCCGCATCAGAATAAATATAAACTCTTTTCTATTAAATTATCTCAAATTTTTTAAAATTATTCAGGTGGTAAAAATGATACAAAAGAAAATTCCATTCTCCAAAACAAAACTTCTGGAACACTTATGGAACGAAATATCAGAGCTATCAACAAAATTAAATATGCCAAACCTTAACAGAATATAACTCACTGTTTAAATATTAAATAAATTTTCAGTGCTTGTAAACGATTTGGCATTATTTATATTGGATTTACTCATCTTCAAATTCTGCGGATATGAAACCAAGGGTATTACAGTTCTCCCTGACTGCTCTCTGGAGTTTTTCATCAAAGCCTTTGCCGTCACTGGTCTCAATCTCTATCTTTATCCTGACATCTGCATCAGGGCGGGTTGTAAAGTGCTGAATTACCTCATCCACAATCTGCCCGAAGTCAAGTTTGGCTTTTACAGGGTCAAGATCACAGCAGGCATAGAAGCGTTTTTTATTCCCGGAAGTTGCTGTTCCGGTTGGGCCGGTTGCAGTCTGACCACCGTGAACTGGGGGAGTTACGGACTTACCTCCCCCTCCCCCGGTTATACCTCCGGTGCTACCGGGGCCTGTAGGTATTTCAGGAGGTTTAGGCACTTCAGGTGGTTTTATGCTCTCTTCATACGCTGCTGCGGCATCCGGCTCTATCAGCAGCAGGGACTTGTCAATGATTATACCTGACCTGTATGTCCCAAAGGAGAAGTCGAGATACTTATCTCCGTCCTTTCCTGCCGAAATTCCAAAGAAATCTCTTTTGTCTGCTCCGGATTCAACTGCCTTTTTCAGGACATCTTTATTCTGAAGACGTGGCATGTAAAGATAGCGGCATGTGTTTTCAAAGAGTTCACCGGCACTGTATTCGGATCTGTCGTCATCCCAAAACCACCTCTTCAGGAGGTTTGACAGGTGCACCGGTGCCCATACAGGGATTAATGCCTCATTTTCAGTGAGAACACGCTCAATCTCCTCTATGGGTTTTTCCGCACCGGGATTTAAGGTGAAATTTTCCCACGTTATCTGTGTGTCAACCCTGCCGCCGGATATCTCCTGGAGAGGGGCAAGGATGTGGCGGTATGTCTCCCTGATGCTTCTCTTCACCGTCCTCTTTGACTGCTCAAGGCTCTCCCTTGCATTCTCTGCCATCAGGTTGTCAAGGGTAATTCTCCGGTTGCTGTAATCCGAGATTATCGAATCCCATGCAAGCATTGACCTGACATGGTCATATAGTCCGGTTACATTGCCAGAATCTGCGGCAAGGAAGATCAGCCGGTTCTGGTTATAACGTGGCTGATCGCCGCGTTTTTTAAGATATTCACCTGCACAGGAGGTGGCAATTCCTATATCATTTCTGCCATATGTTGCGTTTGGGGGAAGGGCGATTAACCTGAGGGATGTGTCATCCGGAATATCACTTCCGGGGGTGAAGATGTGCACTCCGTCAAAATGCCCTCTTTTTATGACCTTTACGAGTTCTTCCCTGATGGCGGGGATGACATCCTCTTTCTCATCATATCTCTTCTTTCTCTCCTCCATCTCACGCCTGAGATTGGGGCGTATGTCAAACCAGTACCTGTTATCTGCTGAGTTGAGGTAGTACAGCCGGTCTGAAAGCCTGTGCAGGGCATCACGGTAGATGCTTATCTGCTGTCCGGGCTGAACACTGCCAAGGAGTATGCCTCCTTCTTCTATGCCCTGGACCATCTTATTCGGAGTTCCGGGTGCACTGCCGAGGAATATTGTTCTTGCCACACGCCGGCATGCCTGAAGACTGCCAAAGCGTGTATCTCTGTTCTCTATTTCCGTTGTTTCTGCCCCGTCTCCGTCAATGTCACGCTCAAGGACGGGGTCCCATCCCTGCGGGAGGTAATAGATGGCTTCGTTTCTTGTGCCGCCGTCATAGAGCGGAAGTCCGGCGGGCATTATCATTAAGTCATTGCTGCCGTCATTCCAGAGGCGGTGTATGACCTTTGCCATGAGCTTTAGGACTCCGCGTGTTCTCTGGAAGTTGTCAAGTGAGGACCAGTCTTCATACAGGCGGTCAAATATCTCCGGGTGGATGGGATAGGCGTTTATGAGTCTGCTGTAGTAACGGCTCTCCTGGGTCTCTGCCGGAAATTCCGCTCCGGAATTTATGTACATGTCGGCAAATGACCGGCAGACATCCTCAACAGCTTTTGTATCTGTTATCTCTGAGAAGAGGCGCCTTCTTACGATCTCAAAGGCCTCTTCTGCTGCAACAGGTTTCCAGAGTGCCTGAATACGGGCGAAGTAGTGTTCAAGCGTCTGAAGGGCTTCAACTCCTCTTCTGCTCCCGGCTTCCTGTTCAGATTCCGGCAGTGAGGCTAAGAGGATGGCATTTGGCACTGCTCTAATCCCCTCTGTAAGGGCCTGTATAAACGATATGTTAGAATCAAATGTACCCCCTGTAAGCTTCTGATCTTCGCTGAACTGCCTTATGTATCCAACAAGCTCATCCATCAGGATTACACAGGGAGAATATGTTTTAAGAAGCTCAGACAAATTATCTGCTCCGGGTGATGTCCCGGATTCGTCTGCCTCTCTTATCTTTTCATAGGCTTCTTCTCCGCCAAGCTGCCAGGCAAGGCTGCCCCACATGGTGTTTATGGCTGTGCTGCCGTGTTTTTCCGGCATGTTTGGTGAGAGTCTTGTTCCGTCAATTACTGCAACTCTTGCCTTTGGAAGGTCTATTATTCCGGCTGAGTCAAGGATGGGTGGTATTCCCTGAAGTTCTGCTGTTGAAACTGTCCCCTTTACCAGGTGATAGACTGCAAGCATGGTATGCGTTTTTCCGCCGCCAAATGCAGTCTGTAACTGAATTACAGGGTCCCCTCCTTCTCCGGATATTCTTTTGATTACGGAGTCCAGAAGGAGCCTCATGCCTTCTGTGATGAATGTCCGTCTGTAGAAGAGGACGGGGTTGCCGTACTCTTCACTTGCAGTTCCGTTGTGCACACGCGATAAGTCAGCCGCAAACTCTGCCTGCTGAAATGTTCCCTTAAGGACGTCTTCATGCGGAACTGCAACCTCACGCCACGGTTTTAATGCCATTTTACTGATAATCCCCTTTCTGGATCATATCGCTGAACTTTTCAGTCTGGACCTGTTTATCTGTTATTTTCCGGAGTTTTACATTGATATTTATCATATTGCTGTGATCTTTCATATTATCCCCTCAAAATGAATCAAGATTTTTCTGCGGAGTTTTGCTGACCGCTTCAGGTGTTCTTGCTTCCACTTCGCCCCATGATGTGATCAGTTCATTGTAGGGCCGGGCATCCTCTGCCCATCCTTTCCTCTCACAGAGGGTGTAAAGTCTGTATGCAAGCTGTTTTATCGACAGTGCCCGACCGGACATCCGGCTGAGAAGATCAGCCGCTCCTGCTTCTCCGCCCCCGCACTGGTGCACCCGGATTAGGTGATGCAGTGCCTCCCATACCGGGGTTCTGCTGTCTTTTTCCGGTGACCAGTCATCCGGATATTCAGACCATCTGTACAGCCTGACTTTGCCGCTGCCGGATTCAATGACTCCTGCCTCTTTTACGCCGTCAACACTCGTTCCTTTTGCACGGGCAAGACCGTCCGCCTCGCCGAATCTCCCTTCCTTCCATGAATTTTCATCAAACCAGGCAAGACAGAAGCGTGTGTCTGCATCAAAGTCGTCCCCTGCCTCTGAGAAGTATTCGTCCAGCTCACGGTTTATCAGGACAAGTGCATCATGCACAGTCATCTTGGTCCCGTCTGCCTCAAGCACAGCAGAATATTTTGAGAAGACAGCCATGCCCGGCCCGATTGATGCCTGTGCCAGGTCAACCGGCGCAATGGACGATGCAGTCATCTCATCCAGTGCCTCAGGAAGCTCACGCTTAAGCTCTTTCAAAAACTCCTTTCTCGACACGACATCAGCATCATCCCCCCTCTTCCGGCAGACGAGCACGATGGAGGAGGCAAGGGCGTTTGTATTCATAGCAACTGAACGCTCTGTTCTTTCAGTATGCATAGGCCACGTACCTTTAATTGCAAAACCAGATTTAATCACAGCCTCAAGAAATGTTTCCCAGCCGCTTGATGATGTATTACCTTCTTTTGTCTCGGACTGCTTAAATGCGTAATAAATAGTTACCGGAAAGAGGGGATTTGCCTGCTCTGCAAGTCTATGCATTGCTTTATTCATACCTTCCATAAAAAATTCTTCAGCATCCCCTTTTGAACCATGACTATAAGAGGCAGCCACAAGCTCCTCAGATTTAGGAGTATTCACAGTGATCAATGTGACTGGCAATATAAATCTTAAAAAAGTCCTCAACCACACATAAAAGAAATCCGAAAGATCAGCATAACCTATATTGTCATAATATGGAGGATCGGTCGAAATAATTTTATTACTACTTAAATCTTGAATCATTGCATTTTTTTGAGTAGAATAACCCAAATTAA
The sequence above is a segment of the Methanoplanus limicola DSM 2279 genome. Coding sequences within it:
- a CDS encoding ATP-binding protein, giving the protein MALKPWREVAVPHEDVLKGTFQQAEFAADLSRVHNGTASEEYGNPVLFYRRTFITEGMRLLLDSVIKRISGEGGDPVIQLQTAFGGGKTHTMLAVYHLVKGTVSTAELQGIPPILDSAGIIDLPKARVAVIDGTRLSPNMPEKHGSTAINTMWGSLAWQLGGEEAYEKIREADESGTSPGADNLSELLKTYSPCVILMDELVGYIRQFSEDQKLTGGTFDSNISFIQALTEGIRAVPNAILLASLPESEQEAGSRRGVEALQTLEHYFARIQALWKPVAAEEAFEIVRRRLFSEITDTKAVEDVCRSFADMYINSGAEFPAETQESRYYSRLINAYPIHPEIFDRLYEDWSSLDNFQRTRGVLKLMAKVIHRLWNDGSNDLMIMPAGLPLYDGGTRNEAIYYLPQGWDPVLERDIDGDGAETTEIENRDTRFGSLQACRRVARTIFLGSAPGTPNKMVQGIEEGGILLGSVQPGQQISIYRDALHRLSDRLYYLNSADNRYWFDIRPNLRREMEERKKRYDEKEDVIPAIREELVKVIKRGHFDGVHIFTPGSDIPDDTSLRLIALPPNATYGRNDIGIATSCAGEYLKKRGDQPRYNQNRLIFLAADSGNVTGLYDHVRSMLAWDSIISDYSNRRITLDNLMAENARESLEQSKRTVKRSIRETYRHILAPLQEISGGRVDTQITWENFTLNPGAEKPIEEIERVLTENEALIPVWAPVHLSNLLKRWFWDDDRSEYSAGELFENTCRYLYMPRLQNKDVLKKAVESGADKRDFFGISAGKDGDKYLDFSFGTYRSGIIIDKSLLLIEPDAAAAYEESIKPPEVPKPPEIPTGPGSTGGITGGGGGKSVTPPVHGGQTATGPTGTATSGNKKRFYACCDLDPVKAKLDFGQIVDEVIQHFTTRPDADVRIKIEIETSDGKGFDEKLQRAVRENCNTLGFISAEFEDE